In Piliocolobus tephrosceles isolate RC106 unplaced genomic scaffold, ASM277652v3 unscaffolded_24174, whole genome shotgun sequence, the genomic window TTTTAATTTTTCCTTGAAATTagcttattttaatataatattttttctaaattttttttttttttcatagcattaaattgttttaaatatagaattaaaaaacaattttttttttatttttttttatttatttttttttatttttttaaatattttaaaatttttttttactattcaactatttttaacattgaaattctaatttttttttttatataaaaacataattattagatatatatatttactatttgattcatttttgttgaataatataatatgtaaattagaatatattaaaGTAAGGATGTTATAACAAATTGcgctttttgtaatttttataaaatagatatttgttctatttttactaaaatatatgTGAGTTTTATAAACATATGATAATGATGACCTACATTATTTTTTTcgcttaatattatatttattataaatacagttaatttaatctttaaagaaaaaaaaaaaaaaaactaagattaTTAAAGCGACGACATGATATAAAGAGTAAAAATCCCGGTTTTATTAGTTGTGTTATAGTACTGAAATTgttatgaaatttatttaaatataatgaatttataaattaaaaaaatggagGCATCTAGTCAAatgcaaaaaaagataaaacatttatttattaaatttttttttttcaccataataATTTTAATCTATAAGTGTTCTAATGATGATGTATGAaccaattaaaattaattaatagtgctttcttattatatatatatatatttaatttatataagttgcttttttaatagattttttttttttttttatatttgtttgtgttgtttatttttttttatgcatTTGTTCGTGAATAAAAGTAGTAAACTATGTTACCGATGTAcgtgtaaataaatacatatgcattttCGATTTAACAACAcaatgtgaaattttttttttagggacatttaaaattatttatacagGTGACGAGTAGCAAACaggtttttgaaaaaaacattttagaaaaaatactaGATTCAAAAGATAATAGAATATTTACAGACCTATATCAGGGTGTTTTACAAAGATACAATGAAGTGATAGCATatgggaatactataaacataaataaaaatcgTATATTTTCAGAAGCGTTTGAGGGAATACCGATTTACAATGATGACAAACATATGACACACAAGTTTCATTTAAATGCACATAATATATATCCGAAAATCAAAGTTCAAACAGATGAGAATAATCATCACGAATATGAACGAAGTTATGCAAAAAAAGTAGCTGAATGGCAAAAAAATGATAATTCAATATTATTCCCTAGAGATAATTTTAGTTcagaaattggaaaaaaacaaaaagtaaaaaatagtcgACAAATATCAGCACCAACAAATGAATCTGACATAGATTATTTAAACAAAGTTATTGATAAcgtgataaaaagtagaaataacgaAAACTACGTTAAAATTAAAGGTGCTCGCAATTTGCATAATTATGAAGAagataaatattcaaaaacaaaaagatctttTATGAGacctaatataaaaataaactcagaaacTATAAATGACAACATCGAAATGTATGGCATAAATAAACCAATACTACGATATAATAATGATGAAAGTGAAATAGAACACAGAAATATTAGAAAGCGTATGAAAGAACATTATACAAACAATGTTCAAAATGCACATGTAAATCTAGATGatttaaattcatataaaaatttgacgataaataaaaaacaatttttaacattACTCAATAAAAGCAagcataaaaatttatttaaaagagtttACCATAAAGTTAAGAAGAATAAAAGCTTGAAATGGACTATTGGCGTTTTATTGGGTGCAGTTTTATTAACACTTGCTACTCCTTTTTTATgtattagttatatatatatgagctTAAAGTTAAAATATGATGGAGTAACTGATGCTATAGgtaatttgatatatatatatatatatataagtagaaaaaaataccaatttaaaaaattacttattttttttttaaagtgaacttttgaattattcatgttttttatataaataattatagtatatttaatatttaaaaatgataaaacaaatatacatataagaTACAAATgcataacaatttattttttttacagattaAAGCACCCTTTAAGATTACAATTAAAGAAAACCATGAGTAGTATAgctttatgtataattatattattattattattttttatttttttttttttattagtaattaTGTGTTGTCAATTTAGTTTAATACTTTAGTGTAGTTCGTAattgcatatgtatgtattttattatattttttatcaattttttttttttttttttttttttaaatatatacgcTATATAGATACATtcgttattttaaaaattatcaatgtttacatttttgtgtagtttaaaattttctattatcatttattatgtattcttttgtatttgtttgtgtgtCAAGTATATATAGTTCGTTTATATTAGGCGCatgaaaaactatattttaatgcttctgttattttccaattttatttggCAATATACAACTTCCAGCGTGtttgtataaaattaattttaaaaaataaatcataacacatatttaaaaacattgtcTTACCACTGTACatatataaagtattaaaaatataaagatatgaaaaaaaggaaaatcgaattatatatataaatttgttcGTAGTTCtcttattatatcttttttttttttttttttaagtgtttaagtTCATATAATCTATTATAAATTGCTAGTGTAGTAATTAAACTagtttgataaaataataataaaaacgcTACATAGTAAAAACGATGTTAGTTAATTTGCATTgtagtttattaaaatattcatttatgttAATTAAACTTGTTCAAAAtgttacattatttaaattttttttttttttttttttacattaaataaaatatatatttttataaaaataaattaaaaaaaaaaaaaaatttatatcgtattatatttatgtaatattttttagaattgtttttatgCATTAAGTTTGTCACATcgtttttttatatttatttttaataaactaatttttaaaagtataaaatataaaaatgataacatgTAACAAATTGTTAtgattaaacataaaaaatgacaattttttaaaatattataacaatatactttttttttttttttttggggctgACCGAAATTTGGTACTGCTTAGAGatgtatatttttttgtatgcatttttttaagttaatttaatttgatataatttgatataatttgatttaatgtgatttaatttgatttagtttaaaaaataaaataaaaggtaacaaaataatttaatgtatgATAGTGTTGATTTATTAAGTTTTTTCGTTAGTAGTAAAAATTTAAGTCAAAATTGTTTATcaaatatatcattatttttattgtatgcttataaatgcttattttatcaACTTGTCCGATGATCCATTCTTATATAACGTCCAAATAATTTTTCCTCtctataaaatcttatttttctacGGTTGGCATGTAATCTTTGCTCCCTAAGATGTCTTTGATTTAATCTATCGTGTAAATTTCGTACTAGCCTAACACGAGCATTAGGTATCACAGGCATATCAGGTATGACAGGCGCATTAGGTATCACATGGGCATTAGGCGCAACAGGCCCAGCATGTCTAATAAATCGACTAAGTATATAACGTTTAGAACCTCATtttgataataattaaatatattccaaaaaatatattattttatagtcatttatttacttttatgcaactatatataaaaatataaacatatttttaaattttttaattatgttacTCGATAACAATATTTATATAGCAAATATAGAACTATAAGAACTCTAGTGGGAACAATATAAATTATACGAGCATCATATTGTATTCCCAAAACGGGATTAGTTATAACTCAATTATTAGCATTGATACGCGTCCTTATGACGTTTTTCATAAATCTAAGAGGAATTTCTTACCGTTCTCATTTTGTGTATCACCTGATAagttaaatgtacattttttttataatattttattttcaaaaatattattacattatttaaaaaaaaaaaaatatttaatagtgttAACTTACCATATATATTAATGTCAACTAAGCTATTCACGTTTAGTGatccattttcattttccaaCGGAGATTTCCTTCTGCCATACTTTTAAATTATGCATTTCccgattttataaataaattaaataataacatataatattataaatgtttttttattttatttagcaatatGTGTTATAGAGGTAAAAAATGTTACCTTATATTCAATTACAGCGTacacttttgaaataaatttaacacaatgtttaaaaaaaaatgtatataaatacatatttatatatatgtatgtatgtattattttattattacatactTAAATGATGACATAATAAATCAATatgttgtgttttttaatttacagaaataaaatagacacattaataataaaaatataaaattacagtgTACTtgttataattgtatatttattgtAAAATGACTCATATGTtaatcataaataaatgaaatatatttactaCTACATTGACTATAATTACTGTtatgaaaaacattattatttcaattaataaaacaatttaaattataaaaaactgaAGTGAAACGTATATCATCTGTTAAATGCCTCAAATGTGATATCGATATTTTCgattggatttatttttatatattataaattaactGGTTTCTAACACATTTttgtacaattttatattttattaaaacataattattgtttatgtaatttttttttttgtgcttatAAGTAatcatttgtattacttttttttttaatttatacttaTTAAACttatgatttatttcctttttttttttttaacctttatcaTGTTTTACGTGAACCACTGTGTATAACATATGTTTCAAATggtatattaatttaaaatattacaattaaTTGTTtatagggacttttttttttttaactataagaTTACGAATTATATATGCCAATAGTAATACGTGTCAAAAGCAATAATCGGAAAGTATCACAATTAACGTTaaccaaatgttaattgccaaaattatgttttatttgatatattcaaattatataataaaacaaacaagcgTAAAAATATACTACgtttacttttactttaaaatttttttttttttttttttaatttataaaaaagaaaatgatgcaaaAATAATTAAGTTGTAACCACGTATGGATTATGTAACTGTAAAAAGGTTAttatgttaaaaaagaaacattcatatATGTAACATACTGATAATCACTAATAATATTATCTGTAGTTTTACTTTGCCTATCATTTCACTTTTGCTCGAAGATATTACAATCTTATTTATTCAGAACATCATGCGCGTTGCTTTGTCAAGTTTTATCATCTATATAATTTATGACGCCTTCATTTCAAACATAATACATATCGCCTTGTCCATTTTCATTATCTTCATGATGTATGGGGTCTTCATTTGAAGCATCGCCTacaatattttctacattttcattatctacatttaataaaacattatttatgctGCTCTCTCCAGTTGCATTATCAACATTATTTGAAACACTATCCACGTTACCTTCTCCATTTTCATTATCTCCATTTATTAAATCATCATTCGTATTGGTATGATCATGTACAAACATTGAAAGCATACAAGCGCCATATGCTGGTGAAGCGTAATCTGCTGGTCCGAGTCCCAAATCAACCTCTTTAACTCCAAAATCTTCTAAGGAATATGGACTGTATCCTTGATGTTGTCCAGCTGCTACTTCATTATTTGGCGCACCATCTATATGGAAACCATTCGAAATACCTTTATAATTCGCATTTGAGAGCCATGTTAATATATCAAAAGGCAAGTGATCAATGTACTGAGGCTCACCTTCACTCTCATCTTCACCTTCACCCTCACCTTCACCCTCACCTTCACCCTCTCCTTCACCCTCACCTTCACCCTCACCTTCACCCTCTCCTTCACCCTCACCTTCACCCTCTTCTTCACCCTCTCCTTCACCTTCACCttcaccctcaccctcaccctcatCGACATTTATTGTTTCTTGTAATGCATTGTTTGTTGTGGGAGAATTACTATGAGATCCTTCATGATGATCGTCATTTGCTGTTGCGTCTGGTGTATTGTTTGTATtgggaaaaatattattatttgattCATTAGTAGAAGAAGAAGTTGTACTTACGTTAGTACTTTCACTATCGCTTTCGAAAACAGTGACATGACAAGTACACGGTAAAGATAATCCATTCGAGTGTTCAATATCCTCGTTTTCATTATTGTTGTTTTCACTatcatgttgaaatcctaaattAACTCTTGCACCTGATGTGAATCCTGTGAACGCATCAACTTCATCTTGTAAATTATCGTGCAAGTCAGACATTTTTATACTAACACATGGTTGAGATTCAGTGCCATTTCTTCTATTAggacatattattttaaataagtttttttcctACATAAAAAATTCAACATAAATGCATACgattattattttatctaatataaaatattttaagcaagcacaaaagtggtaaaaaaaaaaaaaataaaaaaaaaaacacaatttattttttaattttttactacaTCTTACTTTGtagcaaatatataaaaacacaactATAAGCAATAATAACACTAATAAAATAAGGGTAATTAGTAATGCTTCATCATTATTGTCATATGTTGTAATGGGAGTGGAAGTTGTATTTGTAACAGATCTCGTTATCCTATGTAACGTAGATCTATTTCCAACACGTTCTACcaaatcattaaaaatgttaGAAGTAAAATTTACAACTGTATTATTATTAGACTCGGTTACGCTACTTATAGTACTACTTAAAACATTTGAATTATAGTCAGTTGTGTTTATTGCATGTTCAACTATGTTCGTAATGTTTTGTAAATTGTTTAGAGCATCATAAGGATATCTTtctgccatattttttttttttttttttttttttgcatgtaatcaaaataacttttaatgattttttaaatatatacaacgctatacaaaaaaattgtttttatatcatTGCAGCATAtgcatgtgttttttttaaaaaaaagctatatTTCATAAAAAAAACATTCAACTTAAGCTTAGGcttattgtatataaatataatatacgCATGATgttgtattaaaaaacaaatattgaacaATAAaggtataaaatacattttgacaATTAAAACATgtagaaacatcacaaaatataTTAGGAAGTTTATTCATTATAAATGTGCATACTATATTACAATTATATTAGGTTGCACAATATGTAGAATGTTTAATTATAATTACCACATGGtggttaaaaaaaatgcaaaaatggttttaaatttttaataaacattatatGCTCAACAAcgatttaataatatatatatatatatatatatatatatatatatatatatataatttaaaaatattaaatttttttccatatatacataaatatcaccttttaaaattagctaaaccaaaattatgtgttttttttttttttttctttttttttttttgaaccacaTAAAAAACCAttcatgcaaaaaaaatttttaaaagtgttatctATGTCTTTATACATTATTACACGTACATTGTTTGCTTCcatgaattttattataaaaatgtggaTAAAGTGGTAacaaaattactgaaaaaaattatatatgttacatagtAATGAAggtgttaaaatgtttattattggcttttaagtatgttttaattttagtatgTTCATTC contains:
- the LOC111534917 gene encoding uncharacterized protein LOC111534917 — protein: MTHKFHLNAHNIYPKIKVQTDENNHHEYERSYAKKVAEWQKNDNSILFPRDNFSSEIGKKQKVKNSRQISAPTNESDIDYLNKVIDNVIKSRNNENYVKIKGARNLHNYEEDKYSKTKRSFMRPNIKINSETINDNIEMYGINKPILRYNNDESEIEHRNIRKRMKEHYTNNVQNAHVNLDDLNSYKNLTINKKQFLTLLNKSKHKNLFKRVYHKVKKNKSLKWTIGVLLGAVLLTLATPFLCISYIYMSLKLKYDGVTDAID